In Synchiropus splendidus isolate RoL2022-P1 chromosome 7, RoL_Sspl_1.0, whole genome shotgun sequence, the genomic window CCCAAGACTTAGGCAATACCTCTTCTGTAACTGCCACAGATGGTCCCGATGTACTCTGGCTCAATCTTCTCCAACTCTCCAAGAATCAGAGCCTGAACAGGGACACGACACAGTTGAGTGAACTCACAACCACAGAGAGATGAGGAGTTCAAACGTCTGTCACCTCCATCTTTTCCATCTCGGCTCGAGGAATCCTCTTCTCAAACTCCTCAAAATACCTGAGGCAACAATGACACAGTCAGACAAGTGGCTTTTGGCTTGAGCGTTGGATCATGACTCACTTGAGGCCGATTTGTTGATGATGGTTGAGTTTGTGTTCAATCTTCTTTAAATCTGCAGAACACCAACACATgccataattaaaaataaaagaaagcacAAGACAAACATCTGATCTTCCTGCTGAACAAACCATCCAAGGTCTTCACACCATCTTCAAAAAACTTCCTGGCAGCAGCAGGACTGAAACacggacaagaaaaaaatgtcaaccaCAAAAGGTGACTTTCATCATTCTGCATGCTTTATTTACTTAAAGTTGAAAATGTATTGCGCATTTACATAAAAATGATTTTGGACCAAACATGTTTCTAGAGATGAATGTGCTTACCCAATTCCAGTGACCCGTGTGAGGAAATTGATGGAAGAGCTTGTGTCATCATTTCGAAtctgaaagaaaacaataaatataaagaAATAAGCATCACCTCTTCTCTTTCTCAAAGAGGACAGAAGGCAAATGTCTCCAGACAAAATGCGTTGGGACAGAAGAAATGTTAACACAAGCGAATCATGTTTTAGCCACTGACTTGATCCcccctggagagctgcaccttgtctcacctcaggcgactctgcactagatgccggaaactaggCGATTTATcataaacatgataaatgccgggcagtaaagggtctgatctcTGTCTGGGcacacaacattgttcaaaaacaagtgctcaaactcccagaacactgaggtgtgcagccgcagcagcaggggactggtgctggggaacaggagtCATTGAATAGCGCAGTGGTCAGGGACTcataactcacgtgtttttgcctttattaggctgataaacacctgattttattgacagacagatttgcttaaatgaataatgctgcgctctggagtaactattttcactgctgatgtcgcagctgtctgcatgaggacagcgaagaggaagaCACTGATTTAGCTGACACTGATGGCCATAGGTTCAAGCTCAAGACCCCAGTCAGTGTCGTGCGACTGATGACGatttccttgagacgtgcttcgtcgtgggtcacaaaccagctattttgcgcccCCAGCTGAAGAGAAACAAAGGACATGGCCTGtagcgaggctgcacagcagggggcgaatcgaactcaggccaccggagacagaacccacagtgtgaaaagcctcTTCCATAGTTGAGGGGGCAGTATTTATTGTTTATGGTGTCATAGGTcagtaattacaaaataaatctcTACGTGACTCACCTTCTCCAGTTTGCGTAGTTTCCCTGTTTGTAAAAACTCATCGATCTTTTCTGCAATTTTGGCTCCGACACCATCCTGGCaagtgcaaaacaaaagatGAGCATGAGAGCCATCACAGCTGCAGTGATTATGTAAGACTGGTGTCTGCTGACAGAAATAACTGAAAGAGAAACACTGCAGTAAGGTAAGGAAGCAGGCTCATGTTTACGATGCTATTGCAGGGGATTTAATACATCAGTGAGGAACATACAATCAACAaagttatacacacacacaaaggaaaCACACTTAGTTACTGTGACAAGACATGACATCTGCTGGTAACACATCTATTAACAAATAATGCGAATATCTATGATGTTGACTAACACCTCTAACAGTAACTGACATCTTGTTGACAAACAAAGCGACGCTGGTCAAGTCTTGCCTGTGCAGTGTGGTGGATAATGTGTTATCTATTGGTTTTGTTGCCCAACCATGAGTACAACCTGAGTACAAGTAGAGATGTTTATCGCAACAACAATGAATGCCGGAGTATATTGCAAACAAGCATTCTATTGCTGATATGAAAGCATAATTGAACCAgatgaacaacaaaaaatgctttACAAATGTATAGAAAATGCAAGTGAGTGTCCTATACCGATTTCTTCAAATGCACTCAGAGGTTGCGACGGTTTTTGCGTCAGATTGCGTGCTGGCAACGATGTAGAAAAGCAGAATGTCAGGAGTTAACTATGAAATAAAACGATTTTTACTTCATTAGTGTAACACTGTTGTGTCAAAAATAAACCTTTGTTGGATATTAATCCTTTACTTATGTTAATGTCATGGTATTAAATTGCCTAACCTAACAGGTTCATTTTTCCTGGAACACGTTGCACCATGTACTGACTCCGTTCAACTTCATTCAGTCTTGAAGTCCAAAAAGGAGGACAAAAACCAATCACAATATAGAAGAAAATACAAGCTTCATCAAACATGGTAAAGAGCTGGCATGATAATTTATGGGTGGCGAAACAATTCTGACATCAAGATCACTCAACTAACCAGCTTTTTGGCCTCTTCTCCACTTTTAATCTTGTTGGGATACTTGGAAATAGTTGATGCCGCTTTCctggtgaaaaaacaaaacagaaagatGTGCATGCAGAACAGGTAGGAAGGAGACAGAGTCAGTGCGCTATACTGGGCTCGGTACACAGCCAGTGTGCAGACAGATCAACTTGTTTAACTACATAGTAGTCGTCgcatctgaataaaataaaatattttcctcGCCACAGAACCAATGATGTCTATGTCAGGATTTACAACACCTAATGCACCGAGCGACTGAGACACCACTAAACTGTGCTTGTGATGCGCACACCTCCCACTCGGATCACAGTGGAGCTAAAACAGTTAGATGCAGGCTACAAGCTACTGAAGAATAACGGCAGTCTAAGCTGACTGCACTATTCAGGTAGTGTCGTCTGACcaagagaaattcaaatgtcTCCCCCATAGACGGACTAAGCACCAGTCAGCTGAATGACGCATTAAAAACGACCTGCAATAATGACATTCGATCAGTGGCTATATTTAGAAGGACACTCAGAACACGGTCTGGCTCAGCGAGCATAACGCGCACCTCAAATCGAAGTGCAAAGATGGTGAGCATCAACTGAGTGGtccaacaaaacagaaaaatacaagATGATGCCAATGAGCCACCTGCTCAAGCGTCTTTCTTCAAAGAGCCTACCTGTAAGCATTGTACTTGTGTATCGCCCGGTTCACATTCTTCTCGTAATTTGCCAATTCTGTTAatagaaacacatcattaaacagATGGCGTTGATGGTCGGCTGAATTAGAAGGGGAATAAAATAATCACATTCCAATATCGTGTTCAAATGCTTTACATCGGTCTCTGTGTTATTTTTTTGCGGTTTTCTTTCTCACCATGTCAAAAGAGCAACCCCTGATTAAATGCATGCTAGCACTAGCTTAGCTGAAGCTGCACATACCGACGAGAAAGTCTGTTATTCCCTCATTCAGAGATTCCTGCGGCGCTTTTCTCTTGCTCATGGTCCGCGAGTGCGATTCTGATATGTCGGGTAAAACGAAATTACTTTACAGGGATGTGTAAGAAGTTCGAGGCGTTTGTTGACTCAGCTAGCCTCTTGCTAACGGCCAAGTTGCAGGAACAATGAGTGGCAGCCGTACGGGGGAGGGGCCTATAGTGCGCTACGTCACAGCCAGTAGAATGGACGTCATTTCAATAGAAAAATGCGCTTATCCTTCCGCGTGCTCAGCCCCCAGTGGAAGGCCAGTATTGTCATAAGTAAATAACTAATGGGATTGGGAATAACAGACATTCACAGGAAACACGGTGGAAATTAAATGTATTACGACATTAACTTTGTCAttgacataaaaataataatttgttagaatatataaacataaatgcagacaaaaatgtgaatatgaatatatatgtatgtatatatatgtatatatgtatatatgtatatatatatatatatatatatatatatatatatatatatatatatatatatataggtggcGGAGGTATTTATCATATTTTGATTTGTTGGTCACTATTTGCTGCTTGGGTTTACTGATGTTCTTGTGCGGGATAAGACTTTGGGATTGGCAGGACATGACCCCATGACCCAGGCATCCCTGTAGGTGACGCATAGCTACCAGTCATCTTACTGAGGATGACCTCTGTTACCTGATCCTACGATCCTGCTTTCTGAAGCAAACATTCTCAAACCCACTGCAGATCATTATGGTTTTCTCCAAACCTGATTAGTACTATAACAATAGGATCAGTGCTTGACTTCATGTCACAACACGTCTGAGAAAGTCTGTGGTTTATCTGGAAATCAAATGATTCAATATTCAAAATTTTCTTTGTGACTGGTGACCATTTGCTGCAGTATATATACAGGGTTAAACCAGACTGAGGATTTACTGTTGGATTAAGTAGATGCTTCTAAAATTGATCTTCGATTATTGTGAAAATGTCTTTGTAACTTCAAAATCATTTGTAATGAGCAGATCACACAGAactaaaatattgtttaaaaaaaagtgaagtacTGGAAGCAGAAACACCACTAGCTACTACTGGCACAGTCTAGTGTGTGGGAGaataataatatacagtatatacatacaGATGTCTGATTTACTCAGAGGAAAGACGTTCACATTGTGGACATGTTTGTCATGCTCACCTGGAAGTTGGATCATGCGGACCGCTCAGTTGGTCTGACGCCTGAGTTATTTCACCTTTCtgacatgacattttaatgCCAGCATTACATGAAATCAAAGGATGTCATGTCTCCGGCACAGATCAGAGccgtgattcttaaccacagggctgAGGCCCACGGTTGGGCCATGAGCGCCTCTTTAAACATTGCGTACTCTAGCCTTTTTTTTGTCCCACGTGAGACTCA contains:
- the polb gene encoding DNA polymerase beta, which encodes MSKRKAPQESLNEGITDFLVELANYEKNVNRAIHKYNAYRKAASTISKYPNKIKSGEEAKKLDGVGAKIAEKIDEFLQTGKLRKLEKIRNDDTSSSINFLTRVTGIGPAAARKFFEDGVKTLDDLKKIEHKLNHHQQIGLKYFEEFEKRIPRAEMEKMEALILGELEKIEPEYIGTICGSYRRGAASSGDIDILLTHPDYTSQTPKQPKLLHAVVDHLESIGFVTDTLSKGDTKFMGVCQLQQADEAEEEYLHRRIDIRLIPKDQYYCGVLYFTGSDIFNKNMRTHALEKGFTLNEYTIRPVGVTGIAGEPLLVDSERDIFEYIQYKYREPKDRSE